Proteins co-encoded in one Vidua macroura isolate BioBank_ID:100142 chromosome 13, ASM2450914v1, whole genome shotgun sequence genomic window:
- the CNBP gene encoding CCHC-type zinc finger nucleic acid binding protein isoform X3 — protein sequence MSSNECFKCGRTGHWARECPTGMGRGRGMRSRGRAGFQFMSSSLPDICYRCGESGHLAKDCDLQEDACYNCGRGGHIAKDCKEPKREREQCCYNCGKPGHLARDCDHADEQKCYSCGEFGHIQKDCTKVKCYRHIPETARS from the exons ATGAGCAGCAACGAGTGCTTCAAGTGTGGCCGTACTGGCCACTGGGCCCGGGAGTGCCCCACTGGGATGGGCCGTGGCCGTGGGATGAGGAGCCGTGGCAGAG CAGGCTTCCAGTTCATGTCTTCGTCTCTGCCGGATATCTGTTACCGCTGTGGTGAGTCTGGCCATCTTGCCAAGGACTGTGACCTTCAGGAGGATG CCTGCTATAACTGCGGTAGAGGTGGCCACATTGCGAAGGACTGCAAGGAGCCcaagagggagagggagcagtgctgctacAACTGTGGCAAGCCCGGCCACCTGGCCCGCGACTGCGACCACGCAGACGAGCAGAAGTGCTATTCTTGTGGAGAGTTTGGGCACATTCAAAAAGACTGCACCAAAGTGAAATGCTATAG GCATATACCAGAAACAGCACGTTCCTGA
- the CNBP gene encoding CCHC-type zinc finger nucleic acid binding protein isoform X2, with amino-acid sequence MSSNECFKCGRTGHWARECPTGMGRGRGMRSRGRGFQFMSSSLPDICYRCGESGHLAKDCDLQEDACYNCGRGGHIAKDCKEPKREREQCCYNCGKPGHLARDCDHADEQKCYSCGEFGHIQKDCTKVKCYRCGETGHVAINCSKTSEVNCYRCGESGHLARECTIEATA; translated from the exons ATGAGCAGCAACGAGTGCTTCAAGTGTGGCCGTACTGGCCACTGGGCCCGGGAGTGCCCCACTGGGATGGGCCGTGGCCGTGGGATGAGGAGCCGTGGCAGAG GCTTCCAGTTCATGTCTTCGTCTCTGCCGGATATCTGTTACCGCTGTGGTGAGTCTGGCCATCTTGCCAAGGACTGTGACCTTCAGGAGGATG CCTGCTATAACTGCGGTAGAGGTGGCCACATTGCGAAGGACTGCAAGGAGCCcaagagggagagggagcagtgctgctacAACTGTGGCAAGCCCGGCCACCTGGCCCGCGACTGCGACCACGCAGACGAGCAGAAGTGCTATTCTTGTGGAGAGTTTGGGCACATTCAAAAAGACTGCACCAAAGTGAAATGCTATAG GTGTGGTGAAACTGGCCATGTAGCCATCAACTGCAGCAAGACCAGTGAAGTCAACTGCTACCGCTGCGGCGAGTCAGGGCACCTTGCACGGGAATGCACAATTGAAGCTACAGcctaa
- the CNBP gene encoding CCHC-type zinc finger nucleic acid binding protein isoform X1, with protein sequence MSSNECFKCGRTGHWARECPTGMGRGRGMRSRGRAGFQFMSSSLPDICYRCGESGHLAKDCDLQEDACYNCGRGGHIAKDCKEPKREREQCCYNCGKPGHLARDCDHADEQKCYSCGEFGHIQKDCTKVKCYRCGETGHVAINCSKTSEVNCYRCGESGHLARECTIEATA encoded by the exons ATGAGCAGCAACGAGTGCTTCAAGTGTGGCCGTACTGGCCACTGGGCCCGGGAGTGCCCCACTGGGATGGGCCGTGGCCGTGGGATGAGGAGCCGTGGCAGAG CAGGCTTCCAGTTCATGTCTTCGTCTCTGCCGGATATCTGTTACCGCTGTGGTGAGTCTGGCCATCTTGCCAAGGACTGTGACCTTCAGGAGGATG CCTGCTATAACTGCGGTAGAGGTGGCCACATTGCGAAGGACTGCAAGGAGCCcaagagggagagggagcagtgctgctacAACTGTGGCAAGCCCGGCCACCTGGCCCGCGACTGCGACCACGCAGACGAGCAGAAGTGCTATTCTTGTGGAGAGTTTGGGCACATTCAAAAAGACTGCACCAAAGTGAAATGCTATAG GTGTGGTGAAACTGGCCATGTAGCCATCAACTGCAGCAAGACCAGTGAAGTCAACTGCTACCGCTGCGGCGAGTCAGGGCACCTTGCACGGGAATGCACAATTGAAGCTACAGcctaa